The Erythrobacter sp. HL-111 DNA segment CGCTTCCCAGTTGCCGCCTTCGTAATAGATCGCGCCGGGCGAGACGGTGTTGACCCGGATGCCCTGCGGCGCGAGCGCCTGCGACAATTGCGAGCCGTATGTGATGAGCGCGGCCTTCATCGCGTTGAAGGCCTGCGGGGCGATGAAGGTCTCGAGCGCGGCGGTCGAGCTCATGAAGACGATCGAGCCGGCATCGCTCCCGGCGAGCATCGGCGTGAGCGTCTCGACCGCGTGGACCGCGCCCATGATGTCCATGTCGAGCGTGGCCTGCCAGTCGCCGGTCCCGCCCGTGCCCGAGGACGAGGCGGTGTGCACGAAGATGTCGCAGCCGCCGAGCTCGCCCGCGGCCTTGTCGAGCCAGGCCTTGTAGGCTTCCGCGCCCGAATTCATGTCGAACACCTCGCCAAAGACCTTGCCCGGCCCGGCGGCGTCGATCGCGGACTTCGCGGCCTCGATCTTGTCCTGCTTGCGGCTGAAGAAGGCGACGTCCGCGCCCTCGCCGGCGAACAGCTTCAGCGAGGCGAGCCCGAGACCGTGCGCGCCGCCGTTCATGATGACCTTCTTGCCTGCAAGTCCCAGATCCATCGCGCACCTCTCCCAATGCGGTGAATGACTGGCAAAGGGATAGCGAAGCGCGCGGCGTGCGCGTATCGTCAAAAGTGTGGGGACGACGCGAAAGGGCACCGCCCGCGCGCCGAAGACCGGTCGCGCACGCACCCGGAACGAAGGGGAGGAACATGACCCTGAGGATGCGCGCCCCGACTGACGGGGGCCGCGCGGATGGCGTCCATTTCCCGTCGTGGGCGGGGAATGGTGCTGCTGGGGAGGATTGAACTCCCGGCCTCACCCTTACCAAGGGTGCGCTCTACCACTGAGCTACAGCAGCGTGACCTTTGCCGTGATGGCGGGTGCCGTGATTGCGGGCAGGCGCGCGCTATTGTCGCGCAGGCCCGCAATGTCAAGCGAAGGCTTGAACCGGCGCCGCTCCGGCGCCAAGGCGTTAGGCATGAGCGAAAATTCCCGCAAGAATATGTCGCGCGAGGAACGCCTCGCGGCCAAGCTGCGCGAGAACCTGCGCCGCCGCAAGGCGCAGGGGAGGGAACTGTCCCGCGCGCAGTCCGGCGCCGAGGCGGGCGAATCGCGCGACAATGGGCTTTCCAAGCCCTGCGCCGAGGGCTAACCACACGCGCTCCGCGACGATAGAGGAGCCCCCGTTTCCGTGCCCAAGCTGATCCTAGTGCGCCACGGCCAGAGCCAGTGGAACCTCGAAAACCGCTTCACCGGCTGGTGGGATGTCGACCTCACCGACAAGGGCGTGGCCGAGGCGAAGGCGGCGGGCGCGCTGATGAAGGAAAAGGGCGTGCTCCCGACCCGCGCCTTCACCAGCCTCCAGACACGCGCGATCAAGACCCTGCATCTCGCTCTCGAACAGGCCGGGCGGCTGTGGATCCCGGAAGTGAAGGACTGGCGCCTCAACGAACGGCACTACGGCGGCCTCACCGGGCTCGACAAGCAGGCCATGCGCGACAGGCACGGGGACGAGCAGGTCCATATCTGGCGCCGCAGCTTCGACGTGCCCCCGCCCGAAATGGAGCCGGGCAGCGAATTCGATCCCGGCGCGGACGAACGCTATGCCGGGATCGACGTGCCCTATACCGAAAGCCTCAAGCTCACCATCGAGCGGGT contains these protein-coding regions:
- the gpmA gene encoding 2,3-diphosphoglycerate-dependent phosphoglycerate mutase, with product MPKLILVRHGQSQWNLENRFTGWWDVDLTDKGVAEAKAAGALMKEKGVLPTRAFTSLQTRAIKTLHLALEQAGRLWIPEVKDWRLNERHYGGLTGLDKQAMRDRHGDEQVHIWRRSFDVPPPEMEPGSEFDPGADERYAGIDVPYTESLKLTIERVLPYWESDILPVLASGETVIISAHGNSLRALVKHLSDISDDDITGLEIPTGQPIVYDFGEDMAPGERYYLKDS
- a CDS encoding SDR family NAD(P)-dependent oxidoreductase, producing MDLGLAGKKVIMNGGAHGLGLASLKLFAGEGADVAFFSRKQDKIEAAKSAIDAAGPGKVFGEVFDMNSGAEAYKAWLDKAAGELGGCDIFVHTASSSGTGGTGDWQATLDMDIMGAVHAVETLTPMLAGSDAGSIVFMSSTAALETFIAPQAFNAMKAALITYGSQLSQALAPQGIRVNTVSPGAIYYEGGNWEAIKGMMPELYDATLAKMPMGRFGNDEEVARAIVFVASPAVPYMTGANVVVDGGFTQRVQF